A single region of the Syntrophotaleaceae bacterium genome encodes:
- the rplJ gene encoding 50S ribosomal protein L10 — protein sequence MKKESKEKVIAEVSDLLSSAKATFLADYRGLDVEKTNQLRGELRAVGVDYRVVKNTLMRLAAKGTEAECLDKLLAGPTAVAFAQNDPAASAKVLSEFAKNNKNFELKGGALGGKLLSVDEVQALADLPSREVLLAKLLGSINAPVSNFVGVLAAVPRSLVQVLAAIQDQKAA from the coding sequence GTGAAGAAAGAATCCAAGGAAAAGGTCATAGCGGAAGTTTCGGATCTGCTCAGTTCGGCCAAGGCAACTTTCCTGGCCGACTACCGTGGTCTTGATGTTGAAAAGACCAATCAGCTGCGGGGCGAGTTGCGCGCCGTCGGCGTTGACTACCGGGTCGTCAAGAATACCTTGATGCGACTGGCAGCCAAAGGAACCGAAGCCGAATGTCTGGATAAGCTGCTGGCCGGCCCAACGGCCGTCGCCTTCGCCCAGAACGATCCCGCTGCCTCGGCGAAAGTCCTTTCGGAGTTTGCGAAAAACAACAAGAACTTCGAACTCAAAGGCGGCGCCCTCGGCGGGAAGCTTCTGTCCGTGGACGAAGTGCAGGCGTTGGCTGATCTGCCCAGCAGGGAAGTTCTTCTGGCCAAGCTGCTCGGGTCGATCAATGCTCCGGTCAGCAACTTCGTCGGCGTTCTGGCGGCCGTTCCCCGCTCCCTGGTTCAGGTACTGGCGGCGATTCAGGATCAGAAGGCCGCCTGA
- the rplL gene encoding 50S ribosomal protein L7/L12 — translation MAITKEQVVEFIENMTVLELAELVKELEEKFGVSAAAPVAVAAGPAAGAAAAGPAVEEKDEFDVILASAGDKKINVIKAVRAATGLGLKEAKDLVDGAPQTVKEAMPKAEAEELKKQLEEAGATVELK, via the coding sequence ATGGCTATCACCAAAGAACAAGTTGTTGAATTCATCGAAAATATGACCGTGCTGGAACTGGCCGAGCTGGTCAAAGAACTGGAAGAGAAATTCGGCGTTTCCGCCGCCGCTCCCGTCGCCGTTGCTGCAGGTCCCGCTGCCGGTGCGGCTGCCGCCGGTCCCGCTGTCGAGGAGAAGGACGAGTTCGACGTCATCCTGGCCAGCGCCGGCGACAAGAAGATCAACGTCATCAAAGCGGTTCGCGCCGCTACCGGCCTTGGGCTCAAGGAAGCCAAGGACCTCGTTGACGGTGCTCCTCAGACCGTAAAGGAAGCCATGCCGAAGGCTGAAGCCGAAGAACTCAAGAAGCAGCTTGAGGAAGCCGGCGCCACTGTTGAGCTCAAGTAG
- the rpoC gene encoding DNA-directed RNA polymerase subunit beta' — protein MEDIFSLFERPKDPLSFNAIRLSLVSPEKIRERSFGEVKKPETINYRTFKPERDGLFCAKIFGPTKDYECNCGKYKRMKHRGIVCEKCGVEVIPSKVRRERLGHIDLACPVAHIWFLKSLPSRIATLLDMTLKEVERVLYFEAYVVLDAGDTPLVRGQLLTEDKYREMMDEFAGQFVADMGAEAIREFLSEIDLDELSGSLRAELKDAASEAKRKKIAKRLKVVEAFKHSGNRPEWLILETIPVLPPELRPLVPLDGGRFATSDLNDLYRRVINRNNRLKRLMELRAPEVIIRNEKRMLQEAVDALFDNGRRGRAITGPNKRPLKSLSDMLKGKGGRFRQNLLGKRVDYSGRSVIVVGPELKLHQCGLPKKMALELFKPFIYSKLEEKGYCTTIKSAKKMVEKEKSEVWDVLEEVIREHPVMLNRAPTLHRLGIQAFEPVLIEGKAIQLHPLVCTAFNADFDGDQMAVHLPLSIESQIETRVLMMSTNNILSPAHGKPIIVPSQDMILGLYYMTRERVFAKGEGKILSSRDEVRMAYDAGEIDLQAKIKVRMVPVAGEGPQLIETTVGRVLLRDIVPEVIPFDHINRVMAKKQVATLIDVCFRLAGNKETVLLADRLKETGYRYSTLAGISICLNDMVIPESKDKFMTAAVEEVTEIQKQYTEGLITDGERYNKVIDIWAKCTEDIAHTMLENLSVDEVEGPDGEKVKAPSFNSIHMMADSGARGSAQQIRQLAGMRGLMAKPSGEIIETPITANFREGLTVLQYFISTHGARKGLADTALKTANSGYLTRRLVDVAQDAIITEQDCSTLDGILVSSLTEGGEVIEPLGDRILGRTALEDVLDPVTGEVLVEANQEIDEALVQRVENAGIEKLKIRSVLTCQSRRGICATCYGRDLARGHMVNLGEAVGVIAAQSIGEPGTQLTMRTFHIGGTASRRAEQTSLEARFDGSLKYLNLNTVIDSEGHHVVMNRNGEIAVADETGRERERYGVVYGARLRIKPDGPVRSGDLLAEWDPYTMPILTEIAGRIRFGDIIEGVTMEEQLDEVTGLSRKVIIESRGADKRPRITLKDDEGKTIKLPNGAPARYMLPVGANIVAIEDEMVSAGAILAKIPRETTKTKDITGGLPRVAELFEARKPKEFAVISEIDGVVAFGKDSKGKRKVIVTPEIGDAKEYLIPKGKHVSVHEGDFVKAGEALMDGSSNPHDILRVLGEKDLAKYLVDEVQEVYRLQGVKINDKHIEVIVRQMLRRVRIKEIGDTRFLLDDQVERWEFEQENQRVLAEGGSPAVGEPLMLGITKASLSTESFISAASFQETTKVLTQAAIEGKIDYLRGLKENVIMGRLIPAGTGISKYRSAKLLIEEPEEVLEPPIEEIEEEMEDEVFEEVEKSEEASE, from the coding sequence TTGGAAGATATATTCAGCCTTTTTGAGCGGCCGAAAGATCCTCTCAGCTTTAACGCCATTCGTCTTTCCCTGGTCTCGCCGGAAAAGATCCGGGAGCGTTCCTTCGGCGAGGTGAAGAAGCCGGAGACCATCAACTACCGAACTTTCAAGCCGGAACGGGACGGCCTGTTCTGCGCCAAGATTTTCGGACCGACCAAGGATTACGAGTGCAACTGCGGCAAGTACAAGCGCATGAAGCACCGCGGCATCGTCTGCGAAAAGTGCGGCGTCGAGGTCATCCCCAGCAAGGTGCGGCGTGAGCGGCTCGGGCATATCGACCTGGCCTGCCCCGTGGCGCATATCTGGTTCCTCAAATCGCTGCCCTCGCGCATCGCCACCCTGCTCGACATGACCCTCAAGGAAGTGGAGCGGGTGCTCTATTTCGAAGCCTACGTCGTGCTCGACGCCGGGGATACCCCGCTGGTTCGCGGCCAGCTTCTGACCGAGGACAAGTACCGGGAGATGATGGATGAATTTGCCGGTCAGTTTGTCGCCGACATGGGCGCGGAGGCAATCCGCGAATTTCTGTCCGAGATCGATCTCGACGAATTGTCCGGTTCCTTGCGGGCCGAACTGAAAGATGCGGCCAGCGAAGCCAAGCGCAAGAAGATCGCCAAGCGGCTCAAGGTCGTCGAGGCCTTCAAGCACAGCGGCAATCGGCCCGAATGGCTGATTCTTGAAACCATTCCGGTTCTGCCGCCGGAATTGCGCCCCCTGGTTCCTCTCGACGGCGGCCGTTTCGCCACCTCCGATCTGAACGACCTCTACCGCCGGGTTATTAACCGCAACAACCGCCTCAAGCGTCTGATGGAACTGCGGGCTCCCGAAGTCATCATCCGCAATGAAAAGAGGATGCTGCAGGAAGCGGTGGACGCCCTGTTTGACAACGGCCGGCGCGGCCGGGCCATCACCGGCCCCAACAAGCGGCCGCTGAAGTCGCTGTCCGACATGCTCAAGGGCAAGGGCGGCCGGTTCCGGCAGAACCTGCTCGGCAAGCGCGTCGATTACTCGGGCCGTTCGGTTATCGTCGTCGGTCCCGAACTGAAGCTCCATCAGTGCGGTCTGCCGAAAAAGATGGCTCTCGAGCTTTTCAAGCCTTTCATCTACAGCAAACTCGAGGAGAAAGGCTACTGCACCACCATCAAGAGCGCCAAAAAGATGGTGGAGAAAGAGAAGTCCGAGGTCTGGGACGTGCTGGAAGAGGTTATCCGGGAGCACCCGGTCATGCTTAACCGCGCCCCGACGCTGCATCGTCTCGGTATCCAGGCTTTCGAACCGGTGCTCATCGAGGGCAAGGCGATCCAGCTCCACCCCCTGGTCTGCACCGCCTTCAACGCCGACTTCGACGGTGACCAGATGGCCGTCCATCTGCCCCTGTCCATTGAGAGCCAGATCGAAACCCGCGTTCTGATGATGTCGACCAACAACATCCTCTCGCCGGCGCACGGAAAACCGATCATCGTGCCATCCCAGGACATGATCCTGGGCCTCTACTACATGACCCGGGAGCGGGTGTTCGCCAAAGGGGAGGGCAAGATCCTGTCCTCGAGGGACGAAGTGCGCATGGCCTACGATGCCGGAGAGATCGACCTGCAGGCCAAGATCAAGGTCCGCATGGTTCCTGTTGCAGGGGAGGGGCCCCAGCTTATCGAGACCACGGTGGGCCGCGTGCTGCTTCGGGATATCGTTCCGGAAGTCATCCCCTTCGACCATATCAACCGGGTCATGGCAAAGAAGCAGGTCGCGACCCTGATCGACGTCTGCTTCCGTCTGGCCGGCAACAAGGAGACCGTCCTGCTGGCCGACCGGCTCAAGGAAACCGGCTATCGCTATTCGACTCTCGCCGGCATCTCCATCTGCCTCAACGACATGGTCATCCCGGAGAGCAAGGACAAGTTCATGACCGCCGCGGTGGAAGAGGTCACCGAGATCCAGAAGCAGTATACCGAGGGCCTGATCACCGACGGGGAACGCTACAACAAGGTCATCGACATCTGGGCCAAGTGTACCGAGGACATCGCCCATACCATGCTGGAAAATTTGTCCGTGGACGAAGTGGAAGGCCCCGATGGCGAGAAGGTCAAGGCGCCTTCCTTCAACTCCATCCACATGATGGCCGACTCCGGCGCCCGCGGCAGCGCCCAGCAGATCCGTCAGCTGGCCGGTATGCGCGGTCTGATGGCCAAACCTTCGGGCGAGATCATCGAGACCCCCATTACCGCCAACTTCCGTGAAGGCCTGACCGTTCTTCAGTACTTCATCTCCACCCACGGTGCCCGTAAAGGTCTGGCCGACACCGCGCTTAAGACCGCCAACTCCGGTTATTTGACCCGGCGTCTGGTCGACGTGGCCCAGGATGCGATCATCACCGAGCAGGATTGCAGCACCCTTGACGGCATCCTGGTCTCCTCCCTCACCGAGGGCGGCGAGGTCATCGAGCCCCTGGGCGACCGCATTCTCGGCCGGACCGCGCTGGAAGACGTGCTCGATCCGGTAACCGGCGAGGTTCTGGTCGAAGCCAACCAGGAGATCGATGAAGCCCTGGTGCAGAGGGTGGAAAATGCAGGGATCGAGAAGCTCAAGATCCGCTCGGTCCTCACCTGCCAGAGCCGGAGGGGCATCTGCGCCACCTGCTACGGCCGCGACCTGGCCCGGGGCCATATGGTCAACCTCGGCGAGGCCGTTGGCGTCATTGCCGCTCAGTCCATTGGTGAGCCCGGCACGCAGCTGACCATGCGAACCTTCCATATCGGCGGTACGGCGTCCCGTCGTGCCGAGCAGACGTCTCTCGAGGCGCGTTTCGACGGTTCTCTGAAGTATCTCAACCTCAATACGGTCATCGACAGCGAAGGTCACCACGTAGTCATGAACCGCAACGGCGAAATCGCCGTTGCGGACGAGACCGGCCGGGAAAGAGAACGTTATGGGGTCGTCTACGGCGCGCGGCTGCGGATCAAGCCTGACGGTCCGGTCCGGTCCGGCGACCTTCTGGCCGAATGGGACCCTTATACCATGCCGATCCTCACCGAAATCGCCGGCCGTATCCGGTTCGGGGATATCATCGAAGGGGTCACCATGGAGGAGCAACTCGACGAGGTGACCGGCCTGTCCCGTAAGGTCATCATCGAGTCCCGGGGTGCCGACAAGCGGCCCCGCATTACCCTCAAGGACGACGAGGGCAAGACCATCAAGCTGCCCAACGGCGCCCCCGCCCGCTACATGCTGCCGGTCGGGGCCAACATTGTTGCCATCGAAGACGAAATGGTCAGTGCCGGTGCGATCCTGGCCAAAATTCCTCGGGAAACCACCAAGACCAAGGACATCACCGGCGGTCTGCCCCGGGTCGCCGAGCTTTTCGAAGCCCGAAAGCCCAAGGAATTTGCCGTCATCTCAGAAATCGACGGTGTCGTTGCCTTCGGCAAGGACTCCAAGGGCAAGCGCAAGGTCATCGTCACCCCGGAAATCGGTGACGCCAAGGAGTACCTGATCCCCAAGGGCAAGCATGTCAGCGTGCACGAGGGGGACTTCGTCAAGGCCGGCGAAGCGCTGATGGACGGTTCGAGCAACCCTCACGACATTCTGCGGGTACTGGGCGAAAAGGATCTGGCCAAGTATCTGGTCGACGAGGTCCAGGAGGTTTACCGCCTGCAGGGGGTCAAGATCAACGACAAGCACATCGAGGTTATCGTCCGGCAGATGCTGCGCCGGGTCCGGATCAAGGAGATCGGCGATACCCGCTTCCTGCTCGACGACCAGGTCGAACGGTGGGAATTCGAGCAGGAAAACCAGCGGGTGCTGGCCGAAGGCGGTTCCCCTGCAGTGGGCGAGCCGCTCATGCTCGGTATCACCAAGGCTTCGTTGTCCACCGAGTCCTTCATTTCGGCCGCATCCTTCCAGGAGACGACCAAGGTTCTGACCCAGGCCGCCATCGAAGGCAAGATCGATTACCTCCGCGGTCTCAAGGAGAACGTCATCATGGGCCGCCTTATCCCGGCCGGCACCGGCATCTCCAAATATCGCAGCGCCAAGCTGCTGATCGAGGAACCGGAAGAGGTGCTGGAGCCGCCCATCGAGGAAATTGAGGAAGAGATGGAGGACGAGGTCTTCGAAGAGGTCGAGAAAAGCGAGGAAGCTTCTGAATAA
- the rpsL gene encoding 30S ribosomal protein S12 yields the protein MPTINQLIRKGREKKERKSTAPALKGNPQKRGVCTRVYTTTPKKPNSALRKVARVRLTNGVVVTSYIPGVGHNLQEHSVVLIRGGRVKDLPGVRYHIVRGTLDLAGVKDRKQGRSKYGAKRPK from the coding sequence ATGCCGACCATCAATCAGTTGATTCGCAAGGGGCGCGAAAAGAAAGAGCGCAAATCGACTGCGCCGGCGCTTAAGGGGAATCCCCAGAAGCGCGGTGTGTGTACGCGTGTTTATACGACGACCCCCAAGAAGCCGAACTCGGCGCTTCGCAAGGTGGCTCGTGTGCGCCTTACCAACGGGGTTGTGGTTACCTCCTACATTCCGGGGGTGGGGCATAACCTGCAGGAGCACTCCGTAGTGCTGATTCGCGGGGGCCGCGTCAAGGACCTTCCCGGTGTCCGCTATCATATCGTCCGTGGCACGCTTGACCTTGCCGGCGTCAAGGATCGTAAGCAGGGTCGCTCCAAATATGGGGCCAAACGGCCCAAGTAA
- the rpsG gene encoding 30S ribosomal protein S7 → MPRRREVAKRVVLPDPKFNDRMLAKFVNAIMMDGKKSVAEGIVYGAFDLIAERSGDEPLDTFKKALENVRPMLEVKSRRVGGSTYQVPVEIRADRRNALAIRWIINYARGRGEKTMRERLAGELLDAANNRGSAVKKKEDTHRMAEANKAFAHYRW, encoded by the coding sequence ATGCCGAGAAGAAGAGAGGTTGCGAAGCGGGTTGTTCTGCCCGATCCGAAGTTCAACGATCGCATGCTGGCCAAGTTCGTCAATGCCATCATGATGGACGGGAAGAAGAGCGTTGCCGAAGGTATCGTGTATGGCGCCTTCGATCTGATTGCCGAGCGTTCCGGTGACGAGCCGCTTGATACTTTCAAGAAGGCCCTCGAGAACGTTCGTCCGATGCTCGAAGTAAAGTCCCGCCGCGTAGGCGGGTCCACCTACCAGGTTCCGGTGGAGATCCGTGCCGACAGGCGTAATGCCCTGGCGATCCGCTGGATCATTAACTACGCCCGGGGCCGCGGCGAAAAAACCATGAGAGAGCGCCTGGCCGGCGAACTTCTCGATGCCGCTAACAATCGCGGGTCCGCTGTAAAGAAGAAGGAAGATACTCACCGCATGGCCGAGGCCAACAAGGCCTTTGCCCATTACCGCTGGTAA
- the fusA gene encoding elongation factor G — MARKVALDKCRNIGIMAHIDAGKTTTTERILYYTGVSHKIGEVHDGAATMDWMEQEQERGITITSAATTCFWRDHRVNIIDTPGHVDFTVEVERSLRVLDGSVAVFCSVGGVEPQSETVWRQADKYRVPRIAFINKMDRLGADFDRGVQMMRDRLGANPVPVQLPIGKEENFVGVIDLVEMKAIVWDDESLGAKFEVTDIPADLLDEAEAAREQMIEEVCSHDEALMDKYLGGEALTVDELKAGIRKATIDIQINPVLCGSAFKNKGVQHLLDAVVDYMPSPEDVPPIKGVDPATEQEITRPPLDNGPFAALAFKVMSDPFVGQLTFFRVYSGVAEAGSYVLNASKDKKERLGRLLKMHANKREEIKEVYAGDIAAAVGLKYSTTGDTLCSVDSVCLLESMEFPEPVIHIAVEPKTKADQDKMGTAIGKLVQEDPTLRVRTDEETGPTILSGMGELHLEIIIDRMMREFKVAANVGAPQVAYRETITKSVEVQGKFVRQSGGRGQYGDCWLRIEPLEPGSGFEFVDEIKGGVIPKEYIPAVGKGAEEAAQNGVLAGFPIVDVKVACFDGSYHDVDSSEMAFKIAGSMGFKAGVAKAGAVLLEPIMAVEVVVPEEYMGDVMGDLSSRRGKVTGMDARAGAQVINAHVPLASMFGYATDLRSATQGRATYTMVFDHYAQVPKAISDEIIAKVKG; from the coding sequence GTGGCACGTAAAGTCGCTTTAGATAAATGCCGTAATATCGGCATAATGGCCCACATCGACGCGGGCAAAACCACCACCACCGAGCGGATACTTTATTATACCGGGGTTTCGCACAAGATCGGTGAAGTTCATGACGGCGCAGCCACCATGGACTGGATGGAGCAGGAACAGGAGCGCGGGATCACCATCACCTCCGCAGCCACGACCTGCTTCTGGCGCGATCATCGCGTCAATATCATCGATACCCCCGGACACGTCGACTTTACCGTCGAAGTGGAGCGTTCTCTGCGTGTGCTGGACGGGTCTGTTGCCGTTTTCTGTTCGGTGGGTGGGGTCGAACCCCAGTCCGAGACGGTCTGGCGGCAAGCCGACAAGTATCGCGTGCCGCGCATTGCCTTCATCAACAAGATGGACCGTCTCGGGGCCGATTTCGATCGCGGCGTGCAGATGATGCGGGACCGTCTGGGGGCCAATCCGGTTCCCGTGCAGTTGCCCATCGGCAAGGAAGAGAATTTTGTCGGCGTCATCGATCTGGTCGAGATGAAAGCCATCGTGTGGGATGACGAGTCGCTGGGCGCCAAGTTCGAGGTGACCGACATTCCCGCAGACCTTCTTGACGAGGCCGAGGCTGCCCGCGAGCAGATGATCGAAGAAGTCTGCTCTCATGATGAAGCCCTGATGGACAAGTATCTCGGCGGCGAGGCGTTGACGGTTGACGAACTCAAGGCCGGAATCCGCAAGGCCACCATCGATATTCAGATCAACCCCGTTCTCTGTGGATCCGCTTTCAAGAATAAAGGGGTGCAGCATCTTCTCGATGCCGTAGTGGATTACATGCCGTCCCCCGAGGACGTTCCCCCCATCAAGGGTGTCGACCCTGCAACCGAACAGGAGATTACTCGTCCTCCTCTCGATAACGGCCCCTTTGCCGCTCTCGCCTTCAAGGTCATGAGCGACCCCTTCGTCGGTCAGCTGACCTTCTTCCGGGTCTACTCGGGCGTTGCCGAAGCGGGATCCTACGTGCTCAATGCCAGCAAGGACAAAAAGGAGCGCCTCGGCCGTCTTCTGAAGATGCACGCCAACAAGCGTGAAGAGATCAAAGAGGTCTACGCCGGTGATATCGCTGCCGCCGTGGGTCTGAAATATTCCACGACCGGTGATACCTTGTGCAGCGTCGATTCGGTCTGTCTGCTGGAATCGATGGAGTTTCCGGAGCCGGTTATCCATATTGCGGTCGAGCCGAAAACTAAGGCCGACCAGGACAAGATGGGAACTGCCATCGGCAAGCTGGTGCAGGAAGACCCGACCCTGCGGGTACGCACCGATGAAGAGACCGGTCCGACCATTCTTTCCGGGATGGGCGAGCTGCACCTGGAGATCATCATCGATCGTATGATGCGGGAGTTCAAGGTCGCCGCAAATGTCGGCGCACCGCAGGTGGCCTACCGCGAAACGATCACCAAATCGGTGGAAGTGCAGGGCAAGTTCGTCCGGCAGTCCGGCGGCCGCGGTCAGTACGGCGACTGCTGGCTGCGTATCGAACCGCTCGAGCCGGGTTCCGGGTTCGAATTCGTCGACGAAATCAAGGGCGGCGTCATTCCCAAGGAATACATCCCCGCCGTCGGCAAGGGCGCCGAAGAGGCTGCCCAGAATGGCGTGCTGGCCGGATTCCCCATCGTTGATGTCAAGGTCGCCTGTTTCGACGGCTCGTATCATGATGTCGACTCCTCCGAGATGGCTTTCAAGATCGCCGGCTCCATGGGCTTCAAGGCCGGAGTCGCAAAGGCGGGTGCCGTTCTGCTGGAGCCGATCATGGCAGTCGAGGTGGTCGTGCCCGAAGAATACATGGGGGACGTCATGGGCGATCTGAGCAGCCGTCGTGGCAAGGTGACCGGCATGGATGCCAGGGCCGGGGCCCAGGTCATCAACGCCCATGTACCCTTGGCCAGCATGTTCGGCTACGCCACCGATCTGCGCAGCGCTACCCAGGGCCGTGCCACCTACACGATGGTCTTCGACCATTACGCCCAGGTACCCAAGGCCATTTCCGACGAAATCATCGCCAAGGTCAAAGGCTAA
- the tuf gene encoding elongation factor Tu gives MSKAKFERTKPHVNIGTIGHVDHGKTTLTAAITKVMASKGLAEFKAFDAIDNAPEERERGITIATAHVEYETANRHYAHVDCPGHADYVKNMITGAAQMDGAILVVSAADGPMPQTREHILLARQVGVPAMVVFLNKADMVDDEELLELVELEVRELLSAYDFPGDDIPIIAGSALKGLEGDAGELGEQAIMKLMDAVDSYIPEPERAIDKPFLMPVEDVFSISGRGTVATGRIERGIVKVQDEVEIVGMKATTKTVVTGVEMFRKLLDQGQAGDNVGILLRGVKREDIERGQVLAKPGSITPHTKFKAEAYILTKEEGGRHTPFFNGYRPQFYFRTTDVTGIVELPEGTEMVMPGDNAAMTVNLITPIAMDKELRFAIREGGRTVGAGVVSDIIE, from the coding sequence ATGTCAAAAGCCAAATTTGAAAGAACAAAGCCCCATGTAAATATTGGGACCATCGGTCACGTTGACCATGGCAAGACCACTCTGACGGCCGCCATCACCAAGGTCATGGCCTCCAAGGGGCTGGCCGAATTCAAGGCCTTCGACGCCATCGACAACGCTCCGGAGGAGCGCGAGCGCGGCATCACCATCGCCACTGCCCACGTCGAATACGAGACCGCAAACCGTCACTACGCCCACGTCGACTGCCCGGGCCATGCCGACTACGTCAAGAACATGATCACCGGCGCCGCGCAGATGGACGGAGCGATCCTGGTGGTGTCGGCCGCCGACGGTCCGATGCCGCAGACCCGCGAACACATTCTGCTGGCCCGTCAGGTCGGCGTGCCCGCCATGGTGGTATTTCTGAACAAGGCTGACATGGTGGACGACGAGGAGCTGCTCGAGCTGGTGGAGCTGGAAGTGCGCGAGCTGCTCAGCGCCTACGATTTTCCTGGCGACGACATTCCCATCATTGCCGGCAGCGCCCTGAAGGGTCTGGAAGGGGATGCCGGTGAGCTGGGCGAGCAGGCCATCATGAAGCTGATGGATGCGGTCGACAGCTACATACCCGAGCCGGAGCGCGCCATCGACAAGCCGTTTCTGATGCCTGTGGAAGACGTTTTCTCCATCTCCGGCCGCGGCACCGTGGCCACCGGTCGTATCGAGCGTGGCATCGTCAAGGTTCAGGACGAGGTTGAGATCGTCGGGATGAAGGCGACCACGAAGACGGTGGTCACCGGCGTGGAGATGTTCCGCAAGCTGCTCGATCAGGGTCAGGCCGGCGACAACGTCGGGATCCTGCTGCGCGGCGTCAAGCGCGAGGACATCGAGCGCGGCCAGGTTCTGGCGAAGCCCGGCAGCATCACGCCGCACACCAAGTTCAAGGCCGAGGCCTACATTCTGACCAAGGAAGAGGGCGGCCGCCACACCCCGTTCTTCAACGGCTACCGTCCGCAGTTCTACTTCCGGACCACCGACGTGACCGGTATCGTGGAGCTGCCCGAAGGCACTGAGATGGTCATGCCCGGCGACAACGCTGCAATGACCGTGAACCTGATCACGCCGATCGCGATGGACAAGGAGCTTCGCTTCGCCATCCGTGAGGGCGGCCGCACCGTCGGCGCCGGCGTTGTCAGCGACATTATCGAGTAA
- the rpsJ gene encoding 30S ribosomal protein S10, translating into MQSQKIRIRLKAYDHKLLDLSVNEIVDTAKRTGARVAGPIPLPTVVNKYCVLRGPHVDKKSREQFEMRTHKRLLDIVEPTQQTVDALMKLDLSAGVDVEIKL; encoded by the coding sequence ATGCAGAGCCAGAAAATTCGGATACGGCTGAAAGCCTACGACCATAAGCTCCTCGATCTTTCCGTGAACGAAATCGTGGATACGGCCAAGCGGACCGGAGCCAGAGTTGCCGGCCCGATTCCTCTGCCCACCGTCGTGAACAAATACTGTGTACTGCGGGGGCCGCACGTCGACAAGAAAAGCCGGGAGCAGTTCGAGATGCGCACCCACAAGCGCCTGCTGGATATCGTCGAACCGACCCAGCAGACCGTGGATGCCTTGATGAAGCTTGACCTGTCCGCAGGCGTTGACGTCGAGATCAAGCTGTAA
- the rplC gene encoding 50S ribosomal protein L3 — protein sequence MKGILGKKLGMTQVFAADGKRIPVTVVEAGPCVVLQKKTVETDGYNALQLGFGAKKAHRANKPAMGHFKKAGQGAFAHLREIRTEGPAEQNVGDAITCDTIFAAGDMIDVTGTSKGKGFQGVIKRWNFSGGRNTHGSMFHRRPGSIGCSAWPSRVFKGKKMAGQMGNAQVTTQGLQVVEVRAEMNLILIKGAVPGPKNGLVIIRKGIKATK from the coding sequence GTGAAGGGAATCTTGGGAAAGAAGCTGGGAATGACCCAGGTCTTCGCTGCGGATGGCAAGCGCATCCCGGTTACGGTAGTCGAGGCCGGTCCCTGCGTTGTTCTGCAGAAAAAAACCGTGGAGACGGACGGCTATAATGCCCTTCAGCTCGGTTTTGGGGCGAAAAAAGCCCACCGTGCAAACAAACCTGCCATGGGGCATTTCAAAAAAGCCGGTCAGGGGGCGTTCGCCCATCTGCGCGAGATCCGGACCGAAGGCCCTGCGGAGCAGAACGTCGGCGATGCAATCACCTGCGATACGATCTTTGCCGCGGGCGACATGATCGACGTGACCGGAACCAGCAAGGGAAAGGGCTTCCAGGGCGTGATCAAGCGCTGGAACTTCTCCGGCGGCCGCAACACCCACGGGTCGATGTTCCATCGGCGTCCTGGGTCCATCGGCTGCAGCGCCTGGCCGTCACGGGTATTCAAGGGGAAGAAAATGGCCGGTCAGATGGGGAATGCCCAGGTCACCACCCAGGGCCTGCAGGTGGTCGAGGTGCGGGCGGAAATGAACCTCATTCTGATAAAAGGGGCGGTTCCCGGACCCAAAAACGGTCTGGTGATCATTCGTAAAGGGATCAAGGCCACGAAATAG
- the rplD gene encoding 50S ribosomal protein L4, with protein sequence MAKIAVFDINKNQVSERELADEVFNAEVKEYLIHDMVRYQLAARRSGNAACKNRSAVSGGGKKPYRQKGTGNARQGTIRAPHFVGGGVVFGPSPRDYSFKLNRKVKKAALRSALSARFQENKVSVLDQFILDKIGTKGFVEVLKRFEISNVLVVLEGDNPNVELSARNVPYVKVLKAEGVNVYDVMKHQNLVLTEGAVAQLEGALAS encoded by the coding sequence ATGGCGAAAATTGCTGTTTTTGACATAAACAAAAATCAGGTTTCCGAGCGGGAACTGGCCGATGAGGTATTCAATGCCGAGGTCAAGGAATATCTGATTCATGATATGGTTCGCTACCAGCTTGCCGCCCGCCGTTCCGGCAACGCGGCGTGTAAGAATCGTAGCGCTGTTTCCGGTGGCGGCAAGAAGCCGTATCGGCAGAAGGGAACCGGCAATGCCCGGCAGGGCACGATCCGTGCGCCTCATTTTGTCGGCGGCGGCGTCGTTTTCGGTCCCTCGCCCCGGGATTACAGCTTCAAGCTGAATCGGAAGGTGAAAAAGGCCGCCCTTCGCAGCGCCCTTTCCGCCCGCTTCCAAGAGAATAAGGTCAGCGTTCTTGATCAGTTCATTCTGGACAAGATTGGAACCAAGGGCTTTGTCGAGGTGCTGAAGCGTTTCGAAATCTCCAATGTGCTGGTTGTTCTCGAGGGCGACAACCCCAATGTGGAGCTGTCGGCGCGCAATGTTCCCTATGTCAAGGTCCTGAAGGCTGAAGGGGTCAATGTGTACGACGTCATGAAACACCAGAATCTGGTGCTCACCGAAGGTGCAGTGGCTCAGCTGGAAGGAGCGTTAGCGTCATGA